One Pullulanibacillus sp. KACC 23026 DNA segment encodes these proteins:
- a CDS encoding VOC family protein produces MEHVGIMVNDMDESLAFYQNTLGLELRHREWLNDTVELAFLYFPEQPSVEVELVCGGKSENEGIVNHLAFTVENIEAELLRLKEAGVKLVDEAPRSILNDTVKIAFFQGPNGEKLELVER; encoded by the coding sequence ATGGAACATGTCGGGATTATGGTGAATGACATGGATGAGTCTTTAGCGTTCTATCAAAACACCCTTGGTTTAGAGCTAAGACATAGAGAGTGGTTAAATGATACGGTTGAGCTTGCCTTTTTATACTTCCCAGAGCAGCCGAGTGTAGAGGTTGAACTTGTCTGCGGAGGCAAGTCAGAAAACGAAGGAATCGTGAATCACTTGGCCTTTACTGTTGAAAACATTGAAGCTGAACTCTTACGTCTTAAAGAAGCAGGCGTCAAATTAGTAGATGAAGCACCTCGAAGCATTTTAAATGACACGGTTAAAATCGCCTTTTTCCAAGGTCCGAATGGTGAGAAGCTAGAATTGGTTGAAAGATAA
- a CDS encoding VanZ family protein, translated as MSSSKEHDMKYILLVIPLFFYRTIFLHVNISLYKFEQLINLLIIFILLILLLRHTALHHLFDWLIGVLFVVYFCILYDETIHLTGIFLVFDHGMSNFSLNNAQHVFATVNLIPLKGIISVIKGSPSYFYALYQVVGNVLMLAPLAFAMLYFKWTKRYKQTIWVSFICSVGIEIIQFLLVFYYDVFSLGMNRSVDIDALILNTISAGIGIGCFYIWSQIKISMNKGQPPTIKSIH; from the coding sequence ATGTCAAGTTCAAAGGAGCATGATATGAAATATATTTTATTAGTTATCCCACTCTTTTTTTACAGAACTATATTTTTGCATGTTAATATCAGCCTTTATAAGTTTGAACAACTGATAAACCTATTAATTATTTTTATTTTATTAATTTTATTGTTAAGGCACACTGCCTTGCATCATCTCTTTGACTGGTTAATTGGTGTTTTGTTCGTCGTTTATTTTTGCATTTTGTATGACGAAACGATCCATTTAACTGGAATCTTTTTAGTGTTTGATCATGGAATGTCTAATTTTTCTTTAAACAATGCTCAACACGTATTTGCCACGGTCAATCTCATTCCATTAAAAGGGATAATCAGTGTAATAAAGGGAAGCCCATCTTATTTCTATGCGTTATATCAAGTAGTTGGAAATGTGCTGATGCTTGCCCCTCTTGCTTTTGCGATGCTCTACTTTAAATGGACAAAACGTTATAAACAGACCATTTGGGTTTCATTTATTTGCAGTGTCGGAATTGAAATCATCCAGTTTCTACTAGTTTTCTATTACGACGTATTTAGTCTAGGTATGAATAGAAGCGTTGATATTGATGCTCTTATTTTGAACACGATTAGTGCCGGAATTGGAATAGGTTGTTTTTACATATGGTCACAAATAAAAATTTCAATGAATAAGGGACAGCCGCCTACGATTAAATCAATTCATTAA
- a CDS encoding NUDIX hydrolase: protein MDYINSLRSMVGNEKVLMVVSGAIVFDNENRVLMQRRSDNGQWGFPGGFMELGESVQDTAKREVYEETGLQLGHLELFGIYSGPQYDKTFPNGDQVSPVFILFICKEFKGELVESNEESMENKFFSLKELPDKIFTEHQMLVNDLLSQKPLPIIGSL, encoded by the coding sequence TTGGATTATATAAACAGCCTGAGGTCAATGGTTGGAAACGAAAAGGTTTTAATGGTTGTTTCCGGGGCGATTGTTTTTGATAATGAGAATCGAGTGCTTATGCAAAGGCGTTCGGATAATGGGCAATGGGGATTTCCGGGTGGTTTTATGGAATTAGGTGAGAGTGTACAAGATACAGCCAAAAGGGAAGTATATGAAGAGACAGGGCTTCAATTAGGTCACCTTGAATTATTTGGAATTTATTCAGGACCGCAATATGACAAAACGTTTCCTAATGGTGACCAAGTATCCCCAGTTTTTATTTTATTTATTTGTAAGGAATTTAAGGGTGAATTGGTGGAAAGCAACGAAGAGTCGATGGAAAATAAGTTTTTTTCGCTAAAGGAATTACCCGATAAGATCTTTACGGAACATCAGATGTTAGTCAACGATTTACTCTCACAAAAACCGCTTCCGATTATTGGTTCATTATGA